The Rubidibacter lacunae KORDI 51-2 DNA window CGCCAACTCCGAGCCGTTTAAGGCAACAGACGTGTTGGTGCTGCTCGCGATCGTCAGGTCATTGAATGTAATACCGAGGCCGCCAATTGCGAGTATGTCCTCGCCGCTGTTGAAATCGGTGATGGTGGTTGCCTCTGGCGGAATTTCCGCATTTGCAATCGAGAAGATGTCCGCTCCTGCCCCGCCGCTGAGGGTGTTGCCCCCCCCGGACGTTACAAAGATCTCGTCCGCGCCCGCTCCACCCAGCGCGCGATCGCCCGATCCGACGAAAAGCGTGTCGTTGCCGTTGCCTCCGTAAAGGCGATTGCCTCCGCCCCCCGCAGTCGCATCGAGAATGTCGTTCCCGTCGCCGCCGAACACGCGATCGCCCGTTCCCGCAATCAGTTCGTCGTTACCCGAACCGCCATAGAGGCGATCGGGGGCAACTGAATTACCGACTGCCGCATCGATCAGGTCGTCTCCCCCTCCGGCGAAGGCGAGGGTCGGTCGCACGAGGTTGTCGTTAGCAAGTTCGACCGCTGCTGTTCCGATGTCATCCCCTAACGAGCCGAAGACGAGTTGAGGTTGGCGGCCGCCTTCGATATAAGTTTGGGCTTCCGCAAAAACTGCTGCACCGACGCGCGCGCCGAGTTCGCGACCGAAGAGATCGCCCTCGGTAAAGTGGATGCCTCCGTAAAGTCGCGACAACCCGGCTTCGTCTGCTGCGTCTAAAAATGTCTCCCAGCTCAAGGTCGTTTCGTTCGCTGGTGTCAGACCGGGTTCGAAGCGGGCGGACCCGGCAGGAAAGGTGACGCTCGCGCCGAATCGATCGCTGCCCGTATAAGCCTGCAACACCGCGGCAGCAGCTCGGCTGAACGCGCTGTGACCGGAGGTGTATTCCGCGAAGGGCGGCGAAGCTTCTCTCCCAGGCTCTTGATAGGTCTCGAAGTCCGTTGCCAGGATTGTCTGGGTTCCCTCGCCCTGGACGTATGCCACGATCGCAAACCCGCCTAAATCGGGATCGAATTCCCCGACTAACCCGAGTTCGCCTAGGGTGCGAATGGCCCGGACCGGTCGCACGTAGTCGTAGAAGCGCTTGGCTTCCCAGGTCGCGATTCCAGCATCGAAGACGGCATTTCCCAGGGCGAAGAACAGCTTGGCGTCGTCGTCGAGGGTGTTCTCGTCGCGTGCCGACACGAACTGTCCGAATGTCATCCAGGTGCCGGGCGGGAAGGAGGTGCCGCCGCCATCTTCCCAAAACTCAGCGATTAATTTGTCGCGATCGCTCAGGTTCGCGCTGAAGGCGATGACTTCTTCGGCTTGGGCGATGAAGTCGGGGTTGATGATGGTGCCGACGAGTTCCGGGGCGATCTCGACGACGGTGCCGTCGGCGAGGGCAATCGTCCCCGCTTCGAGGTCGGTCGTGGCTCCCTCAACGAGCAGGAATGGTTCGGGTGCGGGCGGGCGAAATTCGCTGCCTGAGGAGAGGGCAAAGGGGAGGACATCACCCCATTGGGGGGTCAGAAAGCTCTGCAACGGACCATCAGCATCGTCGATCGGGATACGCTCGGGCGTCCACGCGGCGATATCGGTGATGGTTTCCGGGGTTGGGTTGATCGGTTCGTAGGCGGTCGTGTCTGAGTAGGGCGTGCCCGTTCCGTTCGGGTCGTCGCCGAGTTGGTTGGAACCGTCTTGCTGTCGGAGTTCGAGGAGTTCTCCTGCGACGATGGTGCCGATGCCTGCGGGCGTGCTCGCGTCGGCGATCGCGTCGGTTGGGTCGAATCCCAGCTCGTTCATCAGCGCGTCGAAGCTATCCCGCGCTTCTGGGAACAAGTCGTTGGCGACTACATAGGCGGCGAAGCTCATCGCCTCGGTTTTGTTGGCGATCGTGTTCTCGGCTGCCGGAACTTGCAGTCGATCGCCGATGGTGGTGGCGATCGCGGCGGGGTCGTACTGAGCCCAGGCGTCGAACATGGCGGCATGCATCATGCCGTAGGCGCGCGAAGCAACGGTTGGTCCAGGCGCGGCTTCGATGACTGCTTCCTGCAGCGCTCGATCCCACAGTACGGAAACAGTCGGACTTGGGTCTTCGACGGTTACGGTTTGCGCCTCGACGTCGAGAATTAGGTTAGCCATGTTGAGAATTTGTAAGTTGCGACGGGCAAATGTGGAGAAACTGGCGGACTTTGCGGCTCCCATCCGGTGGCTTGTTGCTTGGGGTTGGGTGGCGATCGCGTTAAGGGCTCTGCCGATGAGCCGAAATCCCCTGGTAGGGTTAATTAGTCGAGCATACTCCAGATTTTGGGTTTCTTTAGTTATTGAAACCTCATAATCTGCCGAGTCAATCCCAATTCCTCCCAGATTTCAGCGTTTTTCCGACCGGATGTTTCTGGTACGTCCTGCGCAGATTTTCATCCAATTGGT harbors:
- a CDS encoding DUF6851 domain-containing protein yields the protein MGAAKSASFSTFARRNLQILNMANLILDVEAQTVTVEDPSPTVSVLWDRALQEAVIEAAPGPTVASRAYGMMHAAMFDAWAQYDPAAIATTIGDRLQVPAAENTIANKTEAMSFAAYVVANDLFPEARDSFDALMNELGFDPTDAIADASTPAGIGTIVAGELLELRQQDGSNQLGDDPNGTGTPYSDTTAYEPINPTPETITDIAAWTPERIPIDDADGPLQSFLTPQWGDVLPFALSSGSEFRPPAPEPFLLVEGATTDLEAGTIALADGTVVEIAPELVGTIINPDFIAQAEEVIAFSANLSDRDKLIAEFWEDGGGTSFPPGTWMTFGQFVSARDENTLDDDAKLFFALGNAVFDAGIATWEAKRFYDYVRPVRAIRTLGELGLVGEFDPDLGGFAIVAYVQGEGTQTILATDFETYQEPGREASPPFAEYTSGHSAFSRAAAAVLQAYTGSDRFGASVTFPAGSARFEPGLTPANETTLSWETFLDAADEAGLSRLYGGIHFTEGDLFGRELGARVGAAVFAEAQTYIEGGRQPQLVFGSLGDDIGTAAVELANDNLVRPTLAFAGGGDDLIDAAVGNSVAPDRLYGGSGNDELIAGTGDRVFGGDGNDILDATAGGGGNRLYGGNGNDTLFVGSGDRALGGAGADEIFVTSGGGNTLSGGAGADIFSIANAEIPPEATTITDFNSGEDILAIGGLGITFNDLTIASSTNTSVALNGSELAILLGVTELTAADFEFS